GTGAAGACAACATGAACCAAATGATACGAATGATTGTGGGTTGGATGGTGTTGGTGGGGTTACCGACGAAGCATGATTTATGTTATTGGAGGTACCAAGAATTGAAATGGGAGAGTAGAGCAAGAGCAAGAACATGAATAAGATCATACAAGACAATAAACATATGAAGGGTAAGGTGTTTTGAACTTATACCAAAGGACTTATCAGCCTGCAAATAGAGGAGGTGCAAATGACAACTCCATGATTGAACAAAAACTAGAAGATGAAAGAGACGACAATCCAATATATTCATATACAGGTTGTGGCTAAAATATTTGAGTCATCGAGTGGGTTGAAAACATAGCCAATACCTAAGACTAAAATGTTGAAATGAATAAACCTCACAAATATATGTATAACATGATGACCAATTAGATGTCTAGATGAGTAGAAAATTAGGGTTGCAAGTTGCATTATAGAGCAAGAGTGCAACCACATGTTATACCCTATTAACTTCATTTCTAAGGCCTAACACAAAAGGATGTTTGATATAATCTATTATATACAAATCTACATACGACATGTGTGTGAGGTGTGAAGAGCAAGCATAGGCTTCACAAGCCATTCACCACATGGGACAGTCGAGCAACTCGTTGGCTAGAAGGTTTGTAATCCCTCCTATAGTTTTGTTTTAAAGACAAATTTCTCTTATTTTAGCTAAtatttataaaaaaatatatattacCATCTAAAATATACAGATAAATTTAATATTGCACTTTTGTGTAAACTTACTTAAAAATAAATAAGTTCACCATAGGACAAAACTAAAGTGACCTAGAATTTGAAAATTAGCCTAGATAAGTTCATAGTTTGAAAAGTTCCACAACATTCAAAGTGTTCACTTTTTGTAACTAGAGGAACTATTTCTCACCTCAATTTTACATTGCCTAATATTTTGACTAGTTGGAAGTGTAATTTAGTACGAAAGGAGCGGTATTCGACGAGTCTTTCATTTATCGTTTATCCTCACTCAACCAAATGGAATATCTTAAGATACTCATCTTTGTTCCCTCTAAAACCCAATAAAAAAAAGTGCTCCGTTGGACCTTTCCCCTCCATCCAAGAAGGCAAAGTACCACTACCACATCAAAACCAAGAAGTCAAGACTCAAGAACCAGCACGGCACCGCCGCCAGTCCGCtacatggaagccgcagcctccgCCCTTCTCCTCCTTGGCCTCAGCGCCAGCCTCGCTCCCTTCGCCTCGGCCGCGGCTCCGTACGACCCGCCGACGGTGCCGGAGCTCATGGACCAGTTAGGCCTCCCGCGCGCGCTGCTCCCGGAGACAGCCCGGCGGTACCTCCTACACGACGATGGCACCTTTGAGCTCTTCCTCGACGACGGTTGCGTGGTAGAGGCGGGGGGCTACCGCGTCGGCTACGACATCAAGCTCTCCGGCACCGTGTCCCCTGGGTCGGTCACGGGGCTCGAGGGCGTCCGCGTCCGCGTGCTGTTCGCCTGGGTGCCCATCACCGGCGTCGAGGCGGCCGACGGAGAGGTCACTGTCCACATCGGGCCAATCAGGAAGTCGTTCCCCGCCGTTGGGTTCAAATCCAGCCCCCGGTGCATCATCGGATTGGCGGCGGCAGATATCTTGCCTCCTTTGGTAGAACAGTAGTCAGGCTGCCTGATTTGTTAGGATTTAGTCGAAATTTGCGGTGTCAACAAGATTATAATTTCCTTATGCTTTTCTGTGGCATGTTGTTTCTGAACCCTCACTAGTGTCTGCGATAGCACACAATTACACGATTATTGTATTGTTTAGTGTGACTATTTGTTTTCTATCGAACAGAAAAACGAAGACTGTAACATATCgtatgttttatttttcttttgttttaCCCAAACGGAAATCATGCACCCCAGTTTGCTGTAGACTTGTAGTTCAACAAGGGAGATGTAATTTTCATCCACAACTGCGATTTGGTGAGTTTGCTGCACCAAAGATCATGCACTGTCATGTTGAACGCGGAAATGGCAACTAAGGTTATTGTGCAAAAGATCATGTGCTTTCATGTTCAAGGATGTGTTCAGGAAAAAAATAGCGAATAGGAAGAAACAACCGAAAATATTAAAAATATGTATTGAAGATGACGAAGCAACTGAAAACATAAAAAAAGCATCGTGAAGAGAAAGAAGATTGAAAACATAAAAAACGGAAAATTTAAAAAGAGACTAAAATGAAACAAATAGAATAAAACGTTAAAAAACTGAGAGTGTATTAAAATTTTGAAAAATATATTGAAGATGAAGAGGCAACTGAAAACATTTTTTTAATCTCTACATCTATATAGTGTAGACCACTCGCGCTACCATGCCCCCGCCCCCAAGCTGCCTTCGTCCGAGATCGTCGCCCCCACCCAGCCCCTGCCCCGACGCCTCCCCACCCCCGCGCCCATCCTCCCGGTATCGACCCTAGCGGCGCGATGCTCGCCCCCAGCCCCGCTCGCGATGCCCCCTAGCCCCACCACCATCATCCACACGCCATCCAAGCCTGCGCTCGCGATTCTTGGATCCGCCATCCTCCCATCGACACCGGTGATGTGGCAGCCACCGTCCGCTCCCCCTACGGCGCCCGTGTGGCACAACAAGCCACCGCCCAGGaattcacaatccaccccctccCCCGCCGTCGGTGATGTGGCAGCCGTCGTCCTCTCCTCCAGCGACTGCTGGAGATCTCAGTCCTCTGGAGATCTCGGTCCGCTGGAGATCTTGGTCGTGGAGAGCTACACGAACCACACCCTCTCTGCGAACCTGCTAGCGTACAAGCAGAGTCGGGGCCAAATGGGAGCTGCGGCGCCTGGTGAGCTACGTGATGTTGATGGCGTTCGTGGTGGATGCGCGACGTGACATGGAGGTCCCACGGTGGGCCGGCGTGTTTGAGCGCGGGGACGAGACAGCAGCATTCTACGAGCACCTGGGTGAGGAGACAACGATGTTCTGTAGCGGGGCACCGACCACCATGTGCCCCCATAGTCCTACCCTTCTACTGCTAGGAGATGCGAGAGGTGATTGCCCAGAACGATGAAATCGAATTGCGCTCCATCTCATGGAGGTCACATACCCTTCTCTCCCAACATCATTTTGTTACTGTTATTTTTCTCTTTGTTAACGGAGGGTGTACTGGATAACTTTATGTTATAAGCACACATTGATTGAACCACTTATTCTCTGTAAACTAATGTATTAACTATTAATAAGAAGCCACCATATCTCCTCCTGCATTAGGACAGTGTATAAACTATAACATATAAGATTTCATCTACCTACgcagcatgagcaccaagcacaCCATAAGAACATGCCAGAAATTGGTTTGATTCTGAATTTTTGTGGCATTTTGGGTAGTTGAAGTGCTCTGTCAAGAAATCAAGGGATTTTTCTGCTCTTGGTCTAGATCATCTGTGCAAAGTGGTGGAGGCACTCAGTCTGGATCCTTTTGGTGGCTGCAATGCACATATCAGCGTAAGGCTCTCTCCAACAAGGTTCTGTAAAGAATCATGTCTGGTATATTTAACGACCGAGCTTGCCCCTACGCCTCTAGCAAGGTCCTCTATCGTGTCCATTAA
This portion of the Zea mays cultivar B73 chromosome 2, Zm-B73-REFERENCE-NAM-5.0, whole genome shotgun sequence genome encodes:
- the LOC100276716 gene encoding uncharacterized protein LOC100276716 precursor; translation: MEAAASALLLLGLSASLAPFASAAAPYDPPTVPELMDQLGLPRALLPETARRYLLHDDGTFELFLDDGCVVEAGGYRVGYDIKLSGTVSPGSVTGLEGVRVRVLFAWVPITGVEAADGEVTVHIGPIRKSFPAVGFKSSPRCIIGLAAADILPPLVEQ